Proteins found in one Maridesulfovibrio sp. genomic segment:
- a CDS encoding lactate utilization protein has translation MTAKSESVKLFTDKAELASAVVTEISSLDEAYKYTMDLCGKKEACKLLVSGCEQNLSNEAEKLCATKTGKTLAAPALTKKEFATLDKQCEENGFSLIKDSVRNHLGGIDIAFSYADRGIAETGTIVLNCPSEELRLATMVSEFHVAVLPKSKIVANSYDLESWMEGNMMKGNYTAFITGPSRTADIERVLAIGVHGPLELHILLLED, from the coding sequence ATGACAGCTAAATCTGAAAGTGTAAAGCTTTTTACCGATAAAGCTGAGCTTGCATCCGCTGTAGTTACAGAGATTTCTTCTCTGGATGAAGCTTATAAGTACACAATGGATCTCTGCGGAAAAAAAGAAGCCTGTAAATTGCTCGTATCCGGTTGTGAGCAGAATCTTTCAAACGAAGCTGAAAAGCTTTGTGCAACGAAAACCGGTAAAACTCTTGCAGCTCCCGCGCTTACAAAGAAAGAATTTGCAACGCTGGATAAGCAGTGTGAAGAAAACGGATTTTCTCTGATCAAAGACAGCGTTCGTAATCATCTCGGCGGCATTGATATTGCTTTTTCTTATGCTGACCGCGGCATTGCCGAGACCGGAACTATTGTACTCAACTGTCCCAGTGAAGAATTGAGATTGGCCACCATGGTCAGTGAATTTCATGTGGCTGTTCTGCCCAAGTCCAAGATTGTGGCAAACTCTTATGATCTCGAATCATGGATGGAAGGCAATATGATGAAAGGCAACTACACAGCATTCATCACCGGACCCAGCCGTACAGCTGACATCGAGCGCGTTCTTGCAATCGGTGTACACGGTCCCCTTGAACTTCATATTCTTCTTTTGGAGGACTAA
- the pta gene encoding phosphate acetyltransferase, translating into MSKNLYITATEEKSGKSAIALGVMQLLLRDLQHVAIFRPIINDNQTGSRDHDINLIMEYFNLDINYEDTYAYTLKEARELINSGKHSLLLENILNKYSLLEEKYDFVLCEGTDFQGKDQNFEFDINAEIAANLSCPVLLVANGRGKTADDIIASTQLVIDALEDKGVDTVAAIINRLTATDEEKKEILSSLTCNTRCTQELLVYGIDENESLGNPSMNDVRKWLNGSVLYGHGRLDTLVDDYVIAAMRIGNFLEYIEDGSLIITPGDRSDIILSSLASRLSSSFPDISGILLTGGLQPSASVHRLIEGWTGVPTPILSVSTNTYRTTQLLSELYGRIDPDDQRKTASALGTFEANVKADELRHRLVSRKSDKVTPKMFEYKLVQKAKANKQTIVLPEGTGERVLRAADILTRRGVADIVLLGKADEVAGKISQLGLEMSNVRILDPESAPQFDDYCETYFKLREHKGIRMSDARDRMLDPTYFASMMVHKGDADGMVSGSVTTTAQTIRPAFEFIKTKPDASIVSSVFLMCLKDKVLVFGDCAVNPNPNAEQLAEIALNSAQTAKIFGVEPRVALMSYSTGQSGKGADVEKVKEAVKIAKERNPELKLEGPLQYDAAIDPSVAKTKLPDSEVAGQATVFIFPDLNTGNNTYKAVQRSAEQSVAIGPVLQGLNKPVNDLSRGCTVPDIVNTVAITAVQAAAEKGLI; encoded by the coding sequence GTGTCAAAAAACCTTTACATCACTGCCACTGAAGAGAAGAGCGGTAAATCTGCAATAGCTCTGGGCGTGATGCAACTGTTGCTGAGAGACCTGCAGCATGTCGCCATCTTTCGCCCCATCATCAACGATAACCAGACAGGCTCACGTGATCACGATATCAATCTGATCATGGAATATTTCAATCTGGATATCAATTATGAAGACACCTATGCTTATACTCTGAAGGAAGCAAGGGAACTGATCAACAGCGGCAAACATTCACTGCTGCTTGAGAACATTCTCAATAAGTACAGCTTGCTTGAAGAAAAGTATGATTTCGTGCTTTGCGAAGGAACCGACTTTCAGGGTAAAGATCAGAACTTTGAGTTCGATATCAACGCTGAAATTGCCGCTAACCTCAGCTGTCCCGTTCTTCTTGTTGCCAACGGAAGAGGCAAAACAGCTGACGACATCATTGCATCCACACAGCTGGTAATTGATGCACTCGAAGACAAGGGTGTAGATACCGTTGCCGCGATCATCAACAGACTGACCGCTACTGACGAAGAGAAGAAAGAAATCCTCTCCAGTCTCACCTGCAACACAAGGTGTACCCAGGAACTTCTCGTTTACGGTATCGATGAAAATGAATCTCTGGGCAATCCCAGCATGAACGATGTCCGCAAATGGCTGAACGGTTCTGTCTTATATGGTCATGGAAGACTTGATACCCTCGTTGATGACTATGTCATCGCAGCGATGCGTATCGGCAACTTCCTTGAGTACATTGAAGACGGCAGCCTGATTATTACTCCCGGTGACCGCTCCGATATCATCCTGAGCTCACTTGCATCCCGTCTTTCAAGCTCTTTCCCGGATATTTCCGGTATCCTGCTTACCGGCGGACTTCAGCCCAGCGCAAGCGTACATCGTCTGATCGAAGGTTGGACCGGTGTTCCTACTCCTATTCTTTCCGTCTCCACCAACACTTACCGTACCACCCAGCTGCTGAGCGAACTGTACGGAAGAATTGATCCCGACGATCAGCGCAAGACAGCTTCCGCTCTGGGAACATTTGAAGCAAACGTTAAAGCTGACGAACTCAGACATCGTCTCGTTTCCAGAAAGTCCGACAAAGTTACTCCCAAAATGTTCGAGTACAAACTGGTCCAGAAGGCTAAAGCCAACAAGCAGACTATCGTTCTGCCTGAAGGTACCGGTGAAAGAGTACTGCGCGCAGCAGATATCTTAACTCGTCGCGGCGTTGCAGATATCGTTCTGCTCGGTAAGGCTGACGAAGTGGCTGGTAAGATTTCCCAGCTTGGTCTTGAAATGAGCAATGTGCGAATTCTCGATCCCGAGTCCGCACCTCAGTTCGACGATTATTGCGAAACATATTTCAAGCTTCGTGAGCACAAGGGAATCCGTATGTCAGACGCCCGTGACCGCATGCTTGATCCTACCTACTTCGCATCCATGATGGTCCATAAGGGTGATGCAGACGGAATGGTTTCCGGTTCTGTTACCACTACTGCCCAGACCATCCGTCCCGCTTTCGAGTTTATCAAAACAAAGCCCGACGCTTCCATCGTATCCAGTGTCTTCCTGATGTGTCTCAAAGACAAAGTACTGGTTTTCGGTGACTGCGCAGTTAACCCGAACCCCAATGCAGAACAGCTGGCCGAGATCGCACTGAACTCCGCTCAGACTGCAAAGATCTTCGGTGTTGAACCCCGTGTGGCTCTGATGTCTTACTCCACCGGTCAGTCCGGTAAGGGCGCCGATGTCGAGAAGGTTAAAGAAGCAGTTAAAATAGCCAAGGAACGTAATCCTGAGCTTAAGCTCGAAGGCCCCCTGCAGTACGATGCTGCAATTGATCCTTCTGTAGCAAAAACCAAGCTTCCTGACAGTGAAGTTGCCGGACAGGCTACTGTATTTATTTTCCCCGACCTGAACACAGGTAACAACACCTACAAGGCTGTACAGCGCTCCGCAGAGCAGTCCGTGGCAATCGGCCCCGTTCTTCAGGGTCTGAATAAACCCGTAAACGACCTTTCAAGAGGTTGTACTGTTCCGGATATCGTTAACACTGTTGCAATCACTGCAGTTCAGGCAGCAGCCGAAAAAGGACTTATTTAA
- a CDS encoding Dabb family protein: protein MIKHIVIWNLKEEAAGGTAAENGAKIKEMIEALNGKIAELKHVEVSVDIFEATQEWGVVLYSEFDSKEDLHTYAVHPLHQECVAFIKEVVTSRDAIDYVI, encoded by the coding sequence ATGATCAAACATATCGTAATCTGGAATTTGAAAGAGGAAGCTGCCGGTGGTACAGCAGCGGAAAACGGAGCTAAAATTAAAGAAATGATTGAAGCTTTGAATGGCAAGATCGCCGAACTTAAGCATGTTGAAGTTAGTGTGGATATCTTTGAAGCCACTCAGGAGTGGGGCGTGGTTCTCTATTCTGAGTTTGACAGCAAGGAAGATCTTCATACTTATGCTGTGCATCCCCTGCATCAGGAGTGCGTCGCTTTTATCAAGGAAGTGGTGACTTCCAGAGATGCGATCGATTATGTGATTTAA
- the ldhH gene encoding L-lactate dehydrogenase (quinone) large subunit LdhH, translating into MQDAKNLKEYRKDIRESLDNDFLRTAMDKFAVAYRGSRANAFKDMDEKALIQEIADAKDASAARFDELYAQFKEEAEKRGAVVHLAKDAKEANEIIGRIAVEENCKTIVKSKSMTAEETLLNHHLEDDLNLKVVETDLGEWIIQMRHEGPSHMVMPAIHLSRHQVSDLFSEVTGQKQDDDIQKLVKVARRELRQQFVQADMGISGGNFAIAETGSIGLVTNEGNARLVTTLPRVHVALMGLDKLTPKLHDALRVLKALPRNATGQAITSYVTWVTGSNECAAAEDDRKKVHFVFLDNGRRALAKDPVFSQVHRCVRCGACANVCPVYRMVGGHKMGHIYIGAIGLILTYFYHGTEKAKNLVQNCINCGACKEVCAGGIDLPGLIKDIQARILEEEGHPMYSSFLAKMMKNRKLFHKFLRIAKTAQKPVKAKDGFMRHLPMIFVPDHDFRALPTVAEVPFRDMWAKVQPAKVANPKHKVAIFSGCVQDFVYPEQSVATVESMRGKDVNLEFPMDQSCCGLPLQMMGEVTAARDVAIQNMEAFEGSDCEYIVTMCASCASHLKHNYVKMLGKDPQYAVRVQEFADKVIDYSSFMNDVLKVEESDFLDSKGDSVTYHAPCHLCRGLGVKSAPRELMAKAGLDYKESAEEEVCCGFGGTYSVKFPKISEQLLEKKINNAKESGANVLLTDCPGCVMQIRGGAKKQGADLEVKHIAEYMAERRK; encoded by the coding sequence ATGCAGGACGCAAAAAATCTTAAAGAGTACAGAAAAGATATAAGAGAATCTCTCGATAATGATTTTCTGAGAACAGCAATGGACAAATTTGCTGTTGCTTACCGCGGCAGTCGCGCCAATGCTTTCAAAGACATGGACGAAAAAGCTCTGATCCAGGAAATTGCTGATGCCAAAGATGCTTCAGCTGCCAGATTTGACGAACTTTACGCCCAGTTTAAGGAAGAGGCTGAAAAACGTGGTGCTGTTGTTCATCTTGCTAAGGATGCGAAAGAAGCCAATGAAATTATTGGTCGTATCGCTGTAGAAGAGAACTGCAAGACCATCGTAAAATCCAAGTCTATGACCGCTGAAGAAACTCTGCTTAACCATCATCTTGAAGATGATCTGAACCTCAAAGTGGTTGAAACCGACCTCGGTGAGTGGATCATCCAGATGCGCCATGAAGGCCCCAGCCACATGGTTATGCCGGCGATCCATCTTTCCCGCCATCAGGTTAGCGACCTTTTTTCAGAAGTAACAGGCCAGAAACAGGATGATGACATCCAGAAGCTTGTTAAGGTCGCACGGCGTGAACTTCGTCAGCAATTTGTCCAAGCCGATATGGGTATTTCCGGCGGTAACTTTGCTATCGCTGAAACCGGTTCCATCGGTCTTGTTACCAACGAAGGTAACGCCCGACTGGTTACCACACTGCCCAGAGTTCATGTAGCTCTCATGGGTCTTGATAAACTGACCCCCAAACTGCATGACGCTCTGCGCGTTCTGAAAGCACTGCCCCGTAATGCTACCGGGCAGGCAATCACCTCTTATGTTACCTGGGTCACCGGGTCCAACGAGTGTGCTGCGGCTGAGGATGACAGGAAGAAAGTGCACTTCGTGTTTTTGGACAATGGAAGACGCGCTCTCGCTAAGGACCCGGTGTTCTCTCAGGTTCATCGCTGCGTACGTTGCGGTGCCTGTGCTAACGTTTGTCCTGTCTATCGTATGGTCGGCGGCCACAAAATGGGCCATATTTATATCGGGGCTATCGGCCTCATCCTTACCTACTTTTATCACGGTACTGAAAAGGCCAAAAACCTTGTTCAAAACTGCATTAACTGTGGAGCATGTAAGGAAGTTTGCGCAGGTGGAATCGACCTGCCCGGTCTGATTAAAGATATTCAGGCCCGCATTCTGGAGGAAGAAGGACATCCCATGTACTCTTCCTTCCTGGCAAAAATGATGAAGAACAGAAAACTCTTCCACAAGTTCCTGCGCATCGCTAAGACCGCCCAGAAACCTGTGAAGGCCAAAGACGGCTTCATGCGTCATCTGCCCATGATTTTTGTTCCCGATCATGATTTCCGCGCACTGCCTACTGTTGCTGAAGTTCCTTTCCGCGATATGTGGGCCAAGGTTCAGCCTGCTAAGGTTGCTAACCCTAAACACAAAGTTGCTATCTTCTCCGGCTGCGTACAGGATTTTGTTTATCCTGAACAATCCGTTGCCACTGTTGAAAGCATGCGCGGCAAGGATGTTAATCTCGAATTCCCCATGGATCAGTCCTGTTGTGGCCTGCCCCTGCAGATGATGGGTGAAGTCACTGCTGCGAGAGATGTTGCCATCCAGAATATGGAAGCTTTTGAAGGTTCTGATTGTGAATACATCGTGACCATGTGTGCTTCCTGTGCATCTCACCTGAAACATAACTATGTGAAGATGCTTGGCAAAGATCCTCAGTACGCTGTTCGTGTACAGGAATTTGCAGACAAGGTAATCGATTACAGCTCTTTTATGAACGATGTCCTCAAAGTGGAAGAAAGTGATTTTCTTGATTCCAAAGGTGATTCTGTCACCTATCATGCTCCTTGCCACCTCTGCCGTGGACTGGGTGTTAAATCCGCTCCCCGTGAACTGATGGCAAAAGCAGGACTTGATTACAAGGAAAGTGCTGAAGAAGAAGTATGTTGCGGTTTTGGCGGAACTTACTCTGTTAAGTTTCCCAAGATTTCCGAGCAGCTGCTTGAAAAGAAAATTAACAATGCGAAAGAAAGCGGCGCGAATGTACTGCTTACCGACTGCCCCGGATGTGTAATGCAGATTCGTGGTGGTGCCAAGAAGCAGGGTGCTGATCTTGAAGTAAAGCACATTGCTGAATACATGGCAGAACGCAGAAAATAA
- a CDS encoding methyl-accepting chemotaxis protein, whose product MLKNLSIGARFFLLLSLMVLFLIVTGIFFMGAIREITAHGVSSTEKIMLQDQKDKIFVATRSMALSLGKEIAHITDPAERLEFIREALDPVRFEKDNSGYFFVYKGTVNMVMPPKKSLQGKDLSGLKDQNGLLVISELSKVAHSGGGYVKYFFEKPGAGVQPKISYSMMIPGTDMWIGTGVYIDNIDKEAGIMGGAMRDNANAFTMKIVIGAGVVLLFLVLPLSIYLIRSIVRPLVESTEAATEVAQGNLDVSLTPEGRNEIATLQTALNTMVGTLSANLESIKVKEAEAQEQARIAHEAASEAREAQTRAEGAKKEGMLTAANRLQEVVDRVSSITNEVSSNAEEIQRGSEFQKQRVAETATAMEEMNVTVLEVAKNATETNESSAQSMEKASEGAKVVQDVIAAMGNIQERTAQLKESMQHLDTQAVDIGNVLGVINDIADQTNLLALNAAIEAARAGDAGRGFAVVADEVRKLAEKTIGATEEVEQSISSIQKLARENVKGMDSTVAAVESATELSRSSGEMLDEIVELAGSSADQVRSIATAAEEQSATSDEINRSVGEIDSMTEENAHNSQLATEGTRSLSAEVHELLNLIEELRSEE is encoded by the coding sequence ATGTTGAAGAATTTATCGATAGGCGCGAGATTCTTTTTGCTGCTTTCGTTAATGGTGCTTTTCCTGATTGTTACCGGTATTTTTTTCATGGGTGCAATCCGTGAAATTACTGCGCACGGAGTAAGTTCTACCGAAAAGATTATGCTTCAGGATCAGAAGGATAAGATTTTTGTGGCGACCAGAAGCATGGCATTATCACTTGGTAAGGAAATAGCACATATTACCGACCCTGCCGAACGTCTGGAATTTATTCGCGAGGCACTTGATCCGGTGCGGTTCGAAAAGGATAATTCCGGATATTTTTTCGTTTACAAGGGCACAGTGAATATGGTTATGCCGCCCAAGAAGTCCCTACAAGGTAAGGATCTCAGCGGTCTTAAGGATCAGAACGGGCTGCTGGTAATATCTGAGCTAAGTAAGGTTGCCCATTCCGGCGGCGGTTATGTGAAGTATTTTTTTGAAAAGCCCGGTGCCGGAGTGCAGCCTAAGATCAGCTATTCGATGATGATCCCCGGAACTGATATGTGGATCGGTACCGGCGTTTACATCGATAATATTGATAAGGAAGCAGGAATTATGGGTGGCGCAATGCGTGATAACGCAAACGCCTTTACCATGAAGATCGTCATCGGGGCCGGAGTGGTGCTGCTGTTTCTGGTTCTGCCTCTCTCAATTTATCTGATCCGCTCCATTGTACGGCCGCTTGTGGAATCAACCGAAGCCGCTACTGAAGTTGCTCAGGGGAATCTTGATGTTTCCCTGACCCCTGAAGGACGTAATGAAATAGCTACGTTACAGACCGCTTTGAATACCATGGTGGGGACTCTCTCGGCCAACCTTGAAAGTATTAAGGTGAAGGAAGCTGAAGCACAGGAGCAGGCTCGCATAGCTCATGAAGCAGCCTCTGAAGCCCGTGAAGCACAGACGAGGGCGGAAGGAGCAAAGAAGGAAGGTATGCTCACTGCTGCCAACCGCTTGCAAGAAGTCGTCGACCGTGTATCCAGTATAACGAATGAGGTCTCCAGCAACGCTGAGGAAATTCAGCGCGGAAGTGAATTCCAGAAGCAGCGTGTAGCCGAAACAGCTACCGCCATGGAAGAAATGAATGTGACCGTCCTTGAGGTAGCGAAGAATGCTACTGAGACTAACGAAAGTTCTGCCCAGTCTATGGAAAAGGCCAGTGAAGGCGCAAAGGTTGTGCAGGATGTTATTGCTGCTATGGGTAATATTCAGGAACGTACTGCGCAGCTGAAGGAATCCATGCAGCATCTGGATACGCAGGCCGTGGATATAGGTAATGTTCTGGGCGTAATTAACGATATTGCGGACCAGACTAATTTACTGGCCCTGAATGCGGCTATTGAAGCTGCGCGTGCCGGAGATGCCGGGCGCGGTTTTGCCGTCGTCGCTGACGAGGTTCGCAAGCTTGCGGAAAAGACTATCGGAGCCACTGAAGAAGTAGAGCAGAGTATCAGCTCTATCCAGAAGCTGGCCCGTGAAAATGTTAAGGGAATGGATTCCACGGTAGCTGCCGTTGAAAGTGCTACGGAGCTTTCGAGGTCCTCAGGTGAAATGCTGGACGAGATTGTCGAACTGGCCGGAAGTTCTGCCGATCAGGTGCGTTCGATCGCAACCGCAGCGGAAGAGCAGTCCGCCACCTCGGATGAGATTAACCGTAGTGTCGGTGAAATTGATTCCATGACAGAAGAGAATGCCCATAACAGCCAACTGGCTACCGAGGGAACTCGTTCACTTTCAGCTGAAGTTCATGAACTCCTTAACCTGATTGAAGAATTGCGTAGCGAAGAGTAA
- a CDS encoding methyl-accepting chemotaxis protein, with product MLKNLSIGGRFVLLLASMLLFLIICGGMFLYEISAVVDSGISEVETGMVQGHKDKIKVATRAAADMLGAHIKDLDDEAEKVNFARKVVDNYRFEKDKSGYFFIYRGTRVITVPTKKSLQGKDLSGAKDKNGVYFVKELSKVAHDGGGFVEYVFDKPGMGLQPKLAYATMIPGSDMWIGTGVYIDNVEAEKTRINKEMGDEVKADTIKIVMVLIALLLFIITPLCIVIVRSIVRPVQEATAAAARVAEGDLTITLKPAGKNEISVLQRAINTMTKTLDENLTDIKSKEAESAKQARVAENAAKEANEARHEAEGAKREGMLAAATKLESVLNNIVKISREVESSTNEIMNGSEFQKQRIAETATAMEEMNATVLEVARNATETNEDTELTRDKASEGQSVVQGTIESMVSIQNQTNELEKLMADLNAQSIEIGNVMSVINDIADQTNLLALNAAIEAARAGEAGRGFAVVADEVRKLAEKTIGATDEVDKSISSIQVLASKNIEGMRTAVEAIGGATDHSRASGDVLSEIVSLASNAAGQVQSIATAAEEQSATSDEINRSISEIDTMTEDNARNSMRAAEAASDLSREVDELVALVEELRS from the coding sequence ATGTTGAAAAATTTATCTATCGGTGGGCGTTTTGTTCTGCTGCTGGCGTCAATGCTTTTATTCTTGATAATCTGCGGGGGTATGTTTCTGTATGAGATCAGTGCTGTTGTGGATTCGGGTATCAGCGAAGTCGAGACAGGCATGGTTCAGGGGCATAAGGACAAGATTAAGGTCGCAACCCGTGCCGCAGCCGATATGCTGGGTGCACACATCAAAGATCTTGATGATGAAGCGGAAAAGGTAAATTTTGCACGCAAGGTTGTTGATAACTACCGCTTTGAAAAAGATAAATCCGGATACTTTTTTATTTACCGGGGCACCAGGGTTATTACCGTCCCGACAAAGAAGTCTTTGCAGGGTAAGGATTTAAGCGGGGCAAAGGATAAGAACGGTGTTTATTTTGTCAAAGAGCTCTCGAAGGTTGCTCATGATGGCGGCGGTTTCGTAGAGTATGTATTTGATAAGCCCGGTATGGGGCTGCAGCCTAAGCTGGCATACGCAACCATGATTCCGGGTAGTGATATGTGGATCGGAACCGGTGTTTATATTGATAACGTTGAAGCTGAGAAAACCCGCATCAATAAAGAGATGGGCGATGAAGTTAAAGCTGATACGATTAAAATTGTTATGGTTCTGATAGCGTTGCTGCTGTTTATTATTACTCCGTTATGTATTGTTATTGTCCGGTCGATTGTACGACCTGTTCAGGAAGCTACTGCCGCGGCTGCTCGAGTTGCGGAAGGCGATCTGACTATCACTCTTAAGCCCGCCGGCAAAAATGAGATTTCTGTTCTGCAGCGGGCTATTAATACCATGACAAAAACACTTGATGAAAATCTGACGGATATTAAAAGTAAAGAAGCCGAATCCGCGAAACAGGCTCGTGTGGCCGAGAATGCGGCCAAGGAAGCCAATGAAGCTCGTCACGAAGCTGAAGGGGCCAAACGGGAAGGTATGCTGGCAGCTGCCACAAAGCTTGAAAGTGTTCTCAATAACATCGTTAAAATTTCGCGGGAAGTTGAAAGTTCCACTAATGAAATCATGAACGGCAGTGAATTCCAGAAGCAGCGTATAGCCGAAACCGCCACAGCCATGGAAGAAATGAATGCAACTGTTCTGGAAGTCGCACGCAATGCAACAGAAACCAACGAAGACACCGAACTGACCAGAGATAAGGCCAGTGAGGGACAGAGCGTTGTTCAGGGAACCATCGAATCCATGGTCAGTATCCAAAACCAGACCAATGAGCTGGAAAAACTCATGGCTGACCTTAACGCCCAATCCATTGAGATAGGTAACGTAATGAGCGTTATCAATGATATTGCTGACCAGACAAATCTACTGGCTTTGAACGCAGCGATCGAGGCTGCTCGTGCCGGTGAGGCTGGCAGGGGATTCGCCGTCGTTGCAGATGAGGTCCGCAAGCTCGCTGAAAAAACCATCGGCGCTACCGATGAAGTCGATAAAAGCATCTCATCTATTCAGGTTCTGGCTTCAAAGAATATTGAAGGTATGCGTACTGCTGTGGAAGCCATTGGGGGAGCCACTGACCACTCCAGGGCTTCCGGTGATGTCTTAAGCGAGATTGTGTCTCTGGCCTCCAACGCAGCCGGGCAGGTGCAGTCCATTGCCACAGCAGCTGAGGAGCAGTCTGCCACTTCTGATGAAATCAACCGCAGTATCTCTGAAATAGATACCATGACTGAAGATAACGCCCGCAACAGCATGCGTGCGGCCGAGGCTGCATCCGACCTTTCCCGTGAAGTCGATGAGTTGGTGGCATTAGTGGAAGAACTCAGAAGTTAA
- a CDS encoding phosphotransferase, which translates to METELIVTVEEFLRDKKGVSAEKMRDSLKESSANLKEIMDTLDESIEEGEFEEVVSGANSLKESLINLGLEELSMVAGNIETAASSTSPLYLNCYYMRLRRELLPLLNYTD; encoded by the coding sequence ATGGAAACCGAATTAATTGTAACTGTTGAAGAGTTCCTGCGTGATAAAAAAGGTGTCTCCGCTGAGAAAATGAGGGATTCTCTTAAAGAGAGTTCAGCTAATCTTAAGGAGATAATGGATACTCTTGACGAATCAATTGAAGAAGGAGAATTCGAGGAGGTTGTTTCCGGGGCCAATTCGCTTAAGGAAAGTCTCATTAATCTGGGGCTGGAAGAGCTAAGCATGGTTGCCGGCAATATAGAAACAGCTGCATCAAGCACCTCTCCGCTGTACTTGAATTGTTATTACATGCGCCTGCGGCGAGAGTTGCTCCCGTTGCTTAACTACACTGACTAA
- a CDS encoding acetate kinase: protein MKVLVINAGSSSIKYQLLDMASGNDLASGIVERIGEAMGSISYKTTEKYTAEQPFPTHREGMVEVINLLTDDEKGVVKDKAEIAAIGHRIVHGGELFFKPVEVDEKVLQGIRDCIPLAPLHNPGHVIGIETAMELFPGVRQVVVFDTSFHQTMEPKAYMYGVPYEYYEKWGLRRYGAHGTSHKYVARETAKLLGKPLEESNIITVHLGNGASISAVKNGKCYDTSMGLTPLGGIIMGTRCGDIDPAIVGFIAERTKQSAAEVVATLTNESGLKGICGSNDLRDIHARIEEGDEKAKLALDMACHRVRQFIGAYAFELGRVDAIVFTAGIGENDEVYRANCLSGLENFGITINKEKNENWDRTPSFISEDDGEVKVAIIATNEELEIANDTVAVLGL, encoded by the coding sequence ATGAAAGTATTAGTAATTAACGCTGGTAGCTCCTCTATCAAATACCAGCTTCTGGACATGGCTTCCGGTAACGATCTCGCTTCCGGTATTGTAGAACGTATCGGTGAAGCGATGGGCAGCATCTCTTACAAGACCACTGAGAAATATACCGCAGAACAGCCTTTCCCCACACATCGCGAAGGTATGGTTGAAGTCATCAACCTGCTTACCGATGACGAGAAGGGTGTTGTTAAAGACAAAGCCGAAATCGCAGCTATCGGTCATCGTATCGTTCATGGCGGCGAGCTCTTCTTCAAACCTGTTGAAGTCGATGAAAAAGTTCTGCAGGGCATCAGGGACTGCATCCCTCTCGCACCTCTGCACAACCCCGGTCACGTTATCGGCATTGAAACCGCTATGGAACTGTTCCCCGGCGTAAGACAGGTTGTCGTATTCGACACTTCTTTTCACCAGACCATGGAACCCAAAGCATACATGTACGGTGTTCCTTACGAATATTATGAAAAATGGGGCCTCAGAAGATACGGCGCTCACGGAACTTCTCATAAATACGTTGCCCGTGAAACAGCTAAACTTCTGGGCAAACCTCTTGAAGAGTCCAACATCATCACCGTTCACCTCGGCAATGGAGCTTCCATTTCCGCAGTCAAGAACGGTAAATGTTACGATACTTCCATGGGTTTGACCCCTCTCGGCGGCATCATCATGGGTACCCGTTGCGGTGATATCGACCCCGCTATTGTGGGCTTCATTGCTGAAAGAACCAAGCAGAGTGCAGCTGAAGTTGTAGCGACCCTTACTAACGAAAGCGGTCTGAAAGGTATCTGCGGTTCCAACGACCTGCGTGATATCCACGCCCGTATCGAAGAAGGCGACGAAAAAGCTAAGCTGGCTCTTGATATGGCCTGCCACCGTGTTCGCCAGTTTATAGGTGCTTACGCATTTGAACTGGGCCGGGTAGATGCTATCGTATTTACCGCTGGTATCGGTGAAAATGATGAAGTTTATCGTGCTAACTGCCTCTCCGGCCTCGAAAACTTCGGCATCACCATCAATAAAGAAAAGAACGAAAACTGGGATAGAACTCCCTCTTTCATCAGTGAAGATGACGGCGAAGTTAAAGTTGCCATCATCGCAACAAATGAAGAGCTTGAAATAGCAAATGATACCGTAGCAGTTCTCGGACTGTAA